TACAAAGGATATTGGAGTAAGCCGTATGGTTATTGCAGCCATCTTAACTTTTTATCCAGTATCTACCAATACGTTGGCTGGTTTTAAATCCGTAGAAAAAGAGAAGCACGATTTGATGCATATATGTGCTGCCAATCCGTTTCAAATATATACGAAGACGTTAATTCCTTCCTGTATCCCCTACTTTTTCACGGGATTAAAAATATCCGCACCAATGGCTATTACAGCTTCAATTCTGGTAGACACCTTACAAGGAGACGGTGGATTAGGGGTTATGCTTTCCCAGTCATTAAAACATGCCATGTCAATCTATGTATTTTGGCAAATCGTAATATTCAGTGCCGCTATCGGTATTTTAAGTTTTTATATGATGGGAGTTATTGAAAAGATATTTTTACCTCATAAACGCAGCAGAAGTAATGGAAAGAAGGTGGAAGAATAATGGAAGCAGGAAATGTATTCACTCTGGTACAGAAGAAAAAGAGAGTGAAAGCCAGAGGAAAAATAAATTCTGTTGTATCATTTTTATATCCGGTTGCTTTCGGAGCTCTGCTAATTATTCTCTGGCAGACAGAAATACTTCATAAAATAATCGGAACAGATACTTTTACACTCCCTTTGCCTAGCAGAATATTTGCTATTATCGGAGAGAACTTTCCTAAGGTTATAACCAATGTGCAGGCAACAGTTATAGTGGCTTTGTGTGGACTATTGCTTGGTTCTTTGTTTGGATATTTTGTAGCAATCATTGCAACAGTCTTTCCTAAATGGGGTGCGGGTGGACTTAACATTGTATCTGCCTTTAATGCAGTCCCTATTGTTGCACTTGCTCCGGTTATTACCAACTGGACAAAAGATGTAAGCAGCGATGCCAATACCAGAAGTATGTTTGCAAAAGCACTGGTGGTTATGGTGGTGTGTACGGCATCAATGAGTGTAAATGCATTTCGTGGATTAACAGAAATGACACCGTTTTCAGAGGATTTGATGAAAACTTATGCTGCCGGTAGGTTTGAAACCTTTGTAAAACTTAGACTTCCCAATAGTATACCCTATGTTTTTACAGCTCTGCGGGTAAGTGTACCGGCTAGCGTCATCAGTGCCCTAGTTAGCGAGTATTTTGCAGAATATATAATTGGTGTCGGCAGACAGATTAGAGAAAATATTGTTCTTGCCCAATATGCAACTGCATGGGCGTATATTACAGTCGCATGTTTTATCGGAATAGTAATGTATGCTATTTTAATGGTTGTTGAAGGTGTTTTGTTGAAAAACCGCAGATAAATGCAGGAAATCAACTGATATATAATACGAATTTAAACTTAAAAACAAAAAGCAAGTGTGAAAGTGCTCAATAATTGTATGCCGCCGAAGCGGCAGAGGGAGGTTATTATGAGAAAAAAAGTTTGGTTTACAATGATATCGTTGGTACTTATTTTAGCATTAACTGCTTGTAGCAGTAATACACCGGCATCTAGTTCAGGTAATAATGCAGGTACATCCGGAGTAAGTAAGGATAGTGAAACCTCAGATGCATATTTTGATAAAGGCACGGCAGTAAAAGATATTATAGCTAAAGCCAGCTCAGAAGGTAAAGTGGGTAACTGGGGACTAGGCAATGAATATGAAGTTCAAGCACTTTTAACTAAGTACGGTCAACCGACTACTTACTTAAGCCAGGCTTTTGATATGGATGGTTTTGATGATGATTCCATTCTGCTTGCTTCTGCTATGACTTATAATGAATATGGGCTTGTCGTAAATGCGTATGACGGTGGTTACGATTATGGCGATAAGGTCGGCTTTATAGATATGAATGATGAAGGTGTTGCTATGTTAGAAGATAATATTTTTACCACAAAAGCGTTTGCGAGCGAGAATCCCAATACAGTAAAAGCATTTATCTATGCTTCTATGAAAGGCTGGGAATATGCCTGTGAAAATCCGGAAGAAGCAGCAGAAATTGTTTATAAATATGGATCTTCTGTATCTACCGAACACCAGGCCTATATGGCAAGTGAAGTTAAGAAGCTGATAGA
The nucleotide sequence above comes from Anaerocolumna cellulosilytica. Encoded proteins:
- a CDS encoding ABC transporter permease; the protein is MKYKKVLSSKGMVTFVWVLGLVIVWELFAYYIEGTKRTPENILPHIYQIIGSIFSTKPVSSGQTAIQLVMSNAGATLFRAGIGFLIGMTGGFLLALLMNLSGIVEKIAFPYLMIIQMIPILGMAPIVLAITKDIGVSRMVIAAILTFYPVSTNTLAGFKSVEKEKHDLMHICAANPFQIYTKTLIPSCIPYFFTGLKISAPMAITASILVDTLQGDGGLGVMLSQSLKHAMSIYVFWQIVIFSAAIGILSFYMMGVIEKIFLPHKRSRSNGKKVEE
- a CDS encoding ABC transporter permease; the protein is MEAGNVFTLVQKKKRVKARGKINSVVSFLYPVAFGALLIILWQTEILHKIIGTDTFTLPLPSRIFAIIGENFPKVITNVQATVIVALCGLLLGSLFGYFVAIIATVFPKWGAGGLNIVSAFNAVPIVALAPVITNWTKDVSSDANTRSMFAKALVVMVVCTASMSVNAFRGLTEMTPFSEDLMKTYAAGRFETFVKLRLPNSIPYVFTALRVSVPASVISALVSEYFAEYIIGVGRQIRENIVLAQYATAWAYITVACFIGIVMYAILMVVEGVLLKNRR
- a CDS encoding ABC transporter substrate-binding protein, which translates into the protein MRKKVWFTMISLVLILALTACSSNTPASSSGNNAGTSGVSKDSETSDAYFDKGTAVKDIIAKASSEGKVGNWGLGNEYEVQALLTKYGQPTTYLSQAFDMDGFDDDSILLASAMTYNEYGLVVNAYDGGYDYGDKVGFIDMNDEGVAMLEDNIFTTKAFASENPNTVKAFIYASMKGWEYACENPEEAAEIVYKYGSSVSTEHQAYMASEVKKLIETDTTGASVTDYGKMDEAAMQQTLDLAKEYIKLDDSAAADKLKALSLEDIRDTTYWEGANASIDGNFGPLEKTSVSIQLKWLPQAQFMGYYVALEKGYYSEVGLEVKIVPGGGDIGETTAVYNGSVDFGVTWVSNLIAANAGGMDLLEVAQVYQRSGLVLIYKTN